The following are encoded in a window of Armatimonadota bacterium genomic DNA:
- a CDS encoding corrinoid protein, with amino-acid sequence MPDLQQLFDAVLEGNAPAAKSGVQDALAAGMKPQYLLDECLIPAMDEVGRRFEANEYFVPELLIAARAMKGGLEILRPLLAESGGKRAGKVVIGTVRGDLHDIGKNLVGAMLEGGGFEVIDLGVDVSPEQFATAVRDNGAELVAISALLTTTMSGMKSVIETLDKHGMRPGVRVMVGGAPVTQRFADEIGADAFSDNASGAVRVARGLLAA; translated from the coding sequence GTGCCTGATCTGCAGCAGCTGTTCGATGCCGTACTGGAGGGCAACGCGCCGGCCGCCAAGTCCGGTGTCCAGGACGCCCTGGCAGCGGGTATGAAGCCTCAGTATTTGCTGGATGAGTGCCTGATCCCCGCGATGGACGAGGTTGGGCGAAGGTTTGAGGCAAACGAATACTTCGTGCCGGAACTGTTGATCGCGGCACGGGCCATGAAGGGCGGCCTTGAAATCCTCCGGCCTCTGCTGGCGGAGAGTGGCGGCAAGCGTGCCGGCAAAGTTGTAATCGGCACCGTACGCGGCGATCTCCATGATATCGGCAAGAACCTGGTTGGAGCCATGCTGGAAGGCGGCGGCTTTGAGGTTATCGACCTCGGTGTGGATGTATCGCCGGAGCAGTTCGCCACAGCTGTGCGCGATAACGGCGCCGAACTGGTTGCTATTTCCGCGCTGCTTACCACCACGATGTCGGGCATGAAGTCGGTGATCGAAACGCTCGACAAGCATGGCATGCGCCCAGGCGTGCGCGTCATGGTTGGCGGCGCTCCCGTAACGCAGCGCTTTGCCGATGAGATCGGAGCCGACGCTTTCAGCGACAACGCGAGCGGCGCCGTTCGGGTCGCTCGTGGGCTCCTCGCAGCCTGA
- a CDS encoding homocysteine S-methyltransferase family protein, whose translation MWDELMAAVPVLTDGAWGTQMQARGLPIGASPEAWNVSKPDAVFAVAQAYVDAGSRVILTNTFGANSIALRRHGLQDRAAEIAFTGAALSRQAANGRAHVFASIGPTGLVLAMEEEPPEVIKASFVQQARNLADGGADALVIETMSELAEARLAVAAANETGLPVVVSMTYGAGRAGDRTPMGVTPEEAAAELEAAGADAIGANCGDGAEQLIAVTTRLRAATRLPLWIKPNAGLPVLENGRAVYRTSPDDFAAHCCRLVDAGAGFIGGCCGTAPAFIAALHDALAERGTASDDT comes from the coding sequence ATGTGGGATGAGTTGATGGCCGCCGTGCCGGTACTGACCGATGGTGCGTGGGGCACGCAGATGCAGGCGCGCGGTCTGCCAATCGGCGCGTCTCCCGAAGCCTGGAACGTGTCAAAGCCGGATGCCGTTTTCGCCGTTGCGCAGGCGTATGTGGATGCCGGCAGCCGCGTCATACTCACGAACACGTTCGGCGCGAACTCGATCGCGCTCCGCCGTCATGGCCTGCAGGATCGTGCTGCTGAGATCGCGTTTACCGGGGCCGCGCTCTCGCGTCAGGCGGCGAACGGTAGGGCTCATGTGTTCGCATCGATCGGCCCAACCGGGCTGGTGCTGGCGATGGAAGAAGAGCCTCCCGAAGTCATCAAGGCCTCGTTCGTCCAGCAGGCTCGCAACCTGGCGGACGGCGGCGCAGATGCGCTGGTGATTGAAACGATGAGCGAACTGGCAGAGGCGCGCCTCGCCGTTGCAGCCGCCAACGAAACGGGCCTTCCTGTTGTGGTGAGCATGACGTACGGCGCAGGCCGGGCCGGAGATCGAACGCCCATGGGCGTTACGCCGGAAGAAGCGGCTGCCGAGCTCGAGGCTGCAGGCGCCGATGCAATCGGCGCAAACTGCGGGGACGGCGCCGAACAACTTATCGCGGTAACCACCCGCTTGCGTGCGGCAACGCGGCTGCCGCTGTGGATCAAACCGAACGCCGGTCTGCCGGTTCTGGAGAATGGCAGAGCGGTTTACAGGACTTCTCCGGATGATTTCGCCGCCCATTGCTGCCGCCTGGTGGATGCCGGCGCCGGCTTTATCGGTGGCTGCTGCGGCACCGCACCGGCGTTCATCGCCGCGCTGCATGATGCGCTTGCCGAGCGCGGGACAGCGAGTGACGACACTTAG
- a CDS encoding DUF1638 domain-containing protein: MRGTLASSRDLHPARHGAMNLKLISCEVFCREAEHVITQSPHHIEVTFLPMGLHDIGARGMRPKIQAAVDAVDDRQFDAILLGFGLCSNGLAGIVANGIPLVLPRAHDCITLFLGSSRRYLDYFHAHPGVYFKTTGWIEHSSDLDSTAQLSLQRSQARGAALADLIARYGEDNGRYLHQTLSAGSEQYGQITFIEMGVEPNAACEQHSRDEARARGWQFEKVRGDIGMIQRLVSGDWRPEEFLVVQPGSTIAARYDESIVAAEPAPESRHTDGGGPPEPSASGAPKG, from the coding sequence ATGCGTGGCACCTTGGCCAGTAGTCGCGATCTGCATCCCGCCCGTCACGGCGCCATGAACCTCAAGCTGATATCCTGCGAAGTCTTCTGCCGAGAGGCAGAGCACGTCATCACGCAGTCACCACACCATATCGAGGTCACGTTCCTGCCGATGGGGCTGCATGACATCGGCGCCCGCGGCATGCGTCCGAAGATCCAGGCCGCGGTGGACGCCGTCGACGACCGGCAGTTTGACGCGATCCTTCTCGGATTTGGACTGTGCAGCAACGGACTCGCGGGCATTGTCGCCAACGGCATACCGCTGGTGCTTCCTCGCGCGCATGACTGCATCACCCTCTTTCTGGGCAGTTCCCGACGGTATCTCGACTACTTTCATGCGCATCCCGGCGTCTACTTCAAAACGACAGGCTGGATAGAGCACAGTAGCGATCTTGACTCGACGGCGCAACTCTCTCTGCAGCGCAGCCAGGCTCGCGGGGCGGCGTTGGCTGATCTGATTGCGCGCTATGGCGAAGACAACGGTCGTTACCTTCACCAAACGCTCAGCGCCGGTTCCGAACAGTACGGCCAGATCACCTTCATCGAGATGGGAGTTGAGCCGAACGCGGCCTGCGAGCAGCATTCGCGAGACGAAGCCCGTGCGCGTGGATGGCAGTTTGAGAAGGTCCGTGGCGATATTGGCATGATACAGAGGCTTGTGAGCGGCGACTGGCGCCCGGAGGAGTTTCTGGTGGTTCAGCCGGGATCCACGATCGCCGCGCGGTATGACGAGAGTATCGTGGCTGCCGAACCCGCTCCCGAAAGCCGCCATACAGACGGCGGAGGGCCACCCGAGCCATCCGCAAGTGGCGCACCGAAAGGTTGA
- a CDS encoding uroporphyrinogen decarboxylase family protein → MNSRERVLAHLDGRPVDHLPFMAITMQFAARRLGVSYRDYATNYRHLVAGQIQVAEAFGLDHVNTMSDPVCEAADCGAKTVSPDDSPACIDAAHPLLADKGSLARLNVPSPYAGRMMNRLSALSLYRERVAGAKLIEGWIEGPCAEGAALRGLSQLMLDFYDDPPFVADLFEFAVQMELSFAAAQVQAGAECIGIGDAAASLIGPQRYEEFVWPYEKRMVDGVRSLGARVRLHICGNTRPILGRIAALGCDIVDIDYPVPMEEARSQLGPDQVLAGNLDPVRLVQNGTPNEVEAAVGKCHAAAGDRYIVCAGCEVPRDTPPENLAAMRHYAGMHQPANPN, encoded by the coding sequence GTGAACAGCCGTGAGCGTGTGCTGGCACACCTGGACGGTCGGCCGGTGGACCACCTGCCTTTTATGGCGATCACCATGCAGTTTGCAGCCAGGCGGCTTGGCGTTTCTTACCGCGACTATGCCACCAACTATCGTCACCTGGTAGCAGGGCAAATCCAGGTGGCCGAAGCGTTTGGACTGGACCACGTCAACACGATGAGCGACCCGGTTTGCGAAGCTGCGGACTGCGGTGCAAAGACCGTGTCGCCGGACGACTCACCGGCATGCATCGATGCCGCGCATCCGCTGCTTGCCGACAAGGGCAGCCTGGCGCGTCTGAACGTTCCGAGCCCCTACGCCGGCCGGATGATGAACCGATTGAGTGCGTTGAGCCTCTATCGCGAGCGCGTCGCCGGCGCCAAGCTCATCGAGGGCTGGATTGAGGGACCATGCGCCGAGGGTGCGGCGCTGCGCGGATTGAGCCAACTCATGCTGGACTTCTACGACGACCCTCCGTTTGTAGCCGACCTGTTCGAATTCGCGGTGCAGATGGAGCTCTCATTCGCCGCCGCGCAGGTGCAAGCCGGCGCGGAGTGCATCGGTATCGGCGATGCTGCGGCATCCCTGATAGGTCCGCAGCGATACGAAGAGTTTGTGTGGCCGTACGAAAAGCGGATGGTGGATGGAGTGCGCAGCCTCGGCGCTCGCGTCCGGCTGCACATCTGCGGCAACACCCGGCCGATCCTGGGCCGGATCGCCGCGCTGGGCTGCGATATTGTCGACATCGACTACCCGGTGCCGATGGAGGAGGCGCGCAGTCAACTTGGACCTGACCAGGTGCTTGCCGGCAACCTGGACCCGGTGCGGCTGGTGCAGAACGGAACGCCGAACGAGGTAGAGGCCGCGGTGGGCAAATGCCATGCGGCTGCCGGCGACCGCTACATCGTTTGCGCCGGCTGTGAGGTTCCGCGGGATACTCCCCCCGAGAACCTCGCCGCGATGCGGCATTACGCCGGCATGCATCAACCGGCCAACCCGAACTGA
- a CDS encoding DUF4445 domain-containing protein, whose translation MPQITLSPTATRLNAAQGQPLRDILFEHGVEFPCGGQGRCRGCRVRIRSGSGTPNGVELDRLTPQELADGWRLACQCRVETDMEVELRQWDAAVLTDDTAFRFTAQEGAGIAIDLGTTTLVAQLLDLETGRVLAVRTALNQQARYGADIMSRIQFAMSDGGQLLLESAIRGQLGGLVRQLCQAAGVELGRLRRITLVGNTVMHHLFCGISVEPLSMVPFEAQHAGLQTICAAALDWCLAECAVVQFLPCLGGFVGSDLLAGILATQLHTRREPSVLIDLGTNGEILVGNRDRILCTSTAAGPAFEGARIAMGMRAASGAIWKVGVDGGVMTCEVLGDGEPRGLCGSGLVDAAAAGLDIGVINPSGRLDGGRDIALAGPVSLTQADIRQLQMAKGAIAAGLRILLRMFGAETAQIEHVFLAGAFGNYVDRASARRIGLLNFPLDVIEPVGNTALLGAKVALCSGSDSDASYPDICRLAEHVPLHAAVDFQETFVDQMGFPTQSCPEPIAVGAAAGHSG comes from the coding sequence ATGCCCCAGATCACGTTAAGCCCAACGGCCACACGCTTGAATGCCGCGCAAGGTCAGCCGCTGCGAGACATCCTGTTTGAACATGGCGTTGAGTTTCCGTGCGGCGGCCAGGGCCGCTGCCGTGGATGCCGCGTTCGCATCCGCAGCGGCAGTGGCACACCGAATGGTGTGGAGCTTGACCGGCTGACGCCACAGGAACTGGCCGACGGGTGGCGCCTGGCATGCCAGTGCCGGGTCGAAACCGATATGGAGGTAGAGCTGCGGCAGTGGGACGCCGCGGTACTGACCGACGATACCGCCTTCCGGTTTACCGCGCAGGAAGGCGCCGGCATCGCAATTGACCTCGGCACCACCACACTGGTGGCGCAGCTGCTCGACCTGGAAACCGGGCGGGTGCTCGCCGTACGTACGGCGTTGAACCAGCAAGCTCGTTACGGCGCCGACATAATGAGCCGAATTCAATTTGCCATGTCGGATGGTGGCCAGCTCCTGCTCGAGTCGGCGATTCGTGGCCAGTTGGGCGGACTGGTACGCCAGCTTTGCCAGGCAGCCGGAGTTGAACTCGGGCGGCTGCGCCGCATCACGCTGGTGGGCAATACGGTGATGCATCACCTGTTTTGCGGCATATCGGTAGAGCCGCTCTCCATGGTTCCTTTCGAGGCGCAGCACGCCGGCCTTCAGACTATCTGCGCAGCCGCCCTGGACTGGTGTCTGGCTGAGTGCGCCGTGGTGCAGTTTCTTCCGTGCCTCGGCGGTTTTGTAGGCAGTGACCTGCTCGCCGGGATACTCGCCACGCAGCTTCATACCAGGCGGGAGCCCTCGGTGCTGATTGACCTCGGCACGAACGGCGAGATCCTGGTGGGAAATCGCGACAGAATCCTGTGCACGTCAACCGCAGCGGGTCCGGCGTTTGAAGGGGCGCGCATCGCCATGGGAATGCGCGCGGCGTCAGGGGCGATCTGGAAGGTCGGTGTGGACGGTGGCGTGATGACCTGTGAAGTCCTTGGCGACGGTGAACCGCGAGGCCTGTGCGGCAGTGGTCTCGTGGACGCGGCGGCAGCCGGCCTGGATATCGGCGTGATCAACCCATCGGGCCGGCTGGATGGCGGGCGTGACATCGCACTGGCCGGCCCGGTGTCACTGACGCAGGCGGATATCCGCCAACTGCAGATGGCCAAAGGTGCAATAGCCGCCGGACTGCGCATCCTGCTGCGAATGTTCGGCGCCGAAACAGCGCAAATCGAGCACGTCTTCCTTGCCGGGGCATTTGGCAACTACGTTGATCGCGCCAGCGCACGGCGGATCGGTCTGCTGAACTTCCCACTGGATGTCATCGAGCCGGTCGGCAACACGGCGCTGTTGGGCGCCAAAGTTGCGCTGTGCAGCGGCAGCGATTCTGATGCGAGCTATCCGGATATCTGCCGCCTGGCGGAGCATGTGCCGCTGCACGCCGCTGTCGACTTTCAAGAGACCTTCGTGGATCAGATGGGCTTCCCGACGCAAAGCTGCCCAGAACCGATCGCGGTTGGAGCTGCCGCGGGCCATTCAGGCTGA
- a CDS encoding slipin family protein — MKQSNTLPAALFVIILIVGLPLANSLGFTGAGSPVVALTVVAAALISVSVKVANQWARAVVLRLGKFQALRGPGIFFILPVLDQIAYWIDIRVITMSFTAEKTLTKDTVPVDVNAVLFWKVVDPKRAALDVADYQTAIRWACQTALRDVIGKTMLAEMLEGRETISAHLQTIIDARTEPWGIQVIAVEVKDVLIPPALESAMSMQAQAERERQARVILGDSERQVAENFGEASKTYAQNPIAFHLRAMNMLYEGLKQNATIVIVPSSAVDSMQLGGLAGMAALSLGVGAQSAGAAATAEEGTPGPESA; from the coding sequence ATGAAACAGAGCAACACTCTGCCGGCGGCGCTTTTTGTTATCATTCTGATCGTGGGCCTGCCGCTTGCCAACAGTCTGGGGTTCACGGGAGCGGGCTCGCCTGTCGTGGCTTTGACGGTGGTTGCGGCAGCGCTGATCAGTGTCTCCGTCAAGGTTGCCAACCAGTGGGCGCGCGCCGTGGTATTACGCCTGGGCAAGTTTCAGGCGCTGCGCGGCCCGGGCATCTTCTTCATACTGCCTGTGTTGGATCAGATCGCATACTGGATCGATATCCGCGTCATCACGATGTCTTTTACCGCCGAAAAAACGCTGACGAAGGACACGGTTCCGGTGGATGTCAATGCGGTCCTTTTCTGGAAGGTCGTGGATCCCAAGCGCGCCGCGCTGGATGTCGCCGACTACCAGACCGCTATCCGATGGGCCTGCCAGACGGCTCTCCGCGACGTGATCGGTAAGACGATGCTGGCCGAGATGCTCGAGGGGCGCGAAACCATCAGCGCTCACCTTCAGACCATCATCGATGCGCGCACGGAGCCATGGGGCATCCAGGTGATTGCCGTCGAGGTGAAGGACGTGCTGATACCGCCTGCGCTGGAAAGCGCCATGTCGATGCAAGCCCAGGCGGAGAGGGAGCGCCAGGCGCGCGTGATACTCGGCGATTCGGAGCGGCAGGTTGCCGAGAACTTCGGCGAAGCATCCAAGACCTACGCCCAGAACCCCATTGCCTTCCACCTGCGCGCTATGAACATGCTGTATGAGGGTCTGAAACAGAACGCGACCATTGTGATAGTGCCGAGCTCGGCAGTCGATTCCATGCAGCTCGGCGGTCTCGCAGGCATGGCCGCCCTGTCACTCGGCGTTGGCGCACAGAGCGCCGGCGCCGCTGCAACTGCCGAAGAAGGAACTCCCGGGCCGGAATCAGCCTGA